A genomic window from Antedon mediterranea chromosome 4, ecAntMedi1.1, whole genome shotgun sequence includes:
- the LOC140046616 gene encoding uncharacterized protein: protein MLILLVLNTAWNSSILLFSDLALNVNMAVPRVLVTIINNGREILKKPVSGGTIQELETECRKVCPSIQSNIIERVLVYDNDFDDYIDTLDHIPANRDKLIFRFVSPIPPPSSDLDHQPPSTVFQETTRQSTLQFVSGKLKVSHEAPVVPPVINDLEEIQCKSKIFGKEKQKLNRYQEKINEAACALAREDHTLISNKGLLLEQARKVVHNSGYAYAHGNKTRSKVFGGKGKSKKNTYSKERTRNEQLQVLQEQINSIKTQVDYMEKGKIKAVGSSQFGQAVNFEQQAVELKLKLRRLVCEKAGIERCAAKLLKRKLKRPMGRSTAKQTKLTFAPTDISDEPTVSEISDDSASEDDIGLTATPPPPPPGPYRRVPIHVWAIHHQKQE, encoded by the exons ATGCTAATTTTGTTGGTGCTCAATACAGCATGGAACTCATCCATTTTGTTATTTAGTGACCTCGCATTA AACGTTAACATGGCTGTTCCACGTGTTCTTGTAACCATCATCAATAATGGTAGAGAGATATTAAAGAAACCCGTGTCTGGAGGTACCATTCAGGAACTTGAAACTGAATGCAGGAAAGTATGCCCGTCCATACAATCAAACATAATTGAACGTGTACTGGTATATGACAACGACTTTGATGACTATATAGACACGTTGGACCACATTCCAGCAAATCGAGACAAACTTATATTTCGTTTTGTCTCCCCAATACCACCACCATCGTCAGACCTGGACCACCAACCTCCTAGCACCGTATTTCAAGAGACTACTCGTCAATCAACCCTCCAATTTGTGTCAGGAAAACTTAAAGTCAGCCATGAAGCCCCAGTAGTACCGCCGGTTATTAACGATCTAGAGGAAATCCAGTGCAAATCGAAGATATTTggtaaagaaaaacaaaagttgAACAGATACCAAGAAAAGATTAACGAAGCTGCATGCGCGTTAGCAAGAGAGGACCACACACTCATCAGCAACAAAGGTCTTCTTTTAGAACAGGCAAGGAAAGTGGTACACAATAGCGGGTACGCGTATGCGCATGGAAACAAAACAAGAAGCAAGGTATTTGGTGGGAAGGGCAAGTCCAAAAAGAACACCTACTCGAAGGAGCGTACCCGCAACGAACAATTACAAGTCTTACAGGAACAGATTAATAGCATTAAAACGCAAGTTGATTATATGGAAAAGGGGAAGATTAAAGCGGTCGGTTCAAGCCAGTTTGGTCAAGCTGTCAATTTTGAGCAGCAAGCAGTAgaattgaaattaaaactaAGAAGACTTGTCTGCGAGAAGGCTGGCATTGAACGATGTGCAGCGAAGTTATTGAAGAGGAAACTAAAACGTCCTATGGGAAGATCAACAGCAAAACAAACCAAATTGACGTTTGCTCCGACCGACATAAGTGATGAACCAACCGTCAGCGAAATAAGCGACGATTCTGCTTCAGAAGATGACATAGGTCTAACAgcaacaccaccaccaccaccacca GGCCCATACAGAAGAGTACCGATACATGTATGGGCCATTCATCATCAGAAACAAGaatga